A window of Scylla paramamosain isolate STU-SP2022 chromosome 36, ASM3559412v1, whole genome shotgun sequence genomic DNA:
TAGTGGCTTCAGCAGTTAGTTCATAATAAACCAATAGATCTGGTGTATGTTCCTGCTATTTCTATTATTCACATCACCAACAGACTTATTTTTCCTGCCATTTCCCCTCCCATTTCTTTCCCACACCCACCGATGAGTTCCTTTATAGTGCCAGTGAGGCCCAGCACCTGAGGGACCGGCATGGTCAGCACCACCACGTCAAACACATCAGCTTCCCCAGACTGGGTCTTGACGCTCCACCTCCCATCCTGCAGGTTGATGCTGCTGACATGGTGATTGAACCTGCCGGGGAAACACATTGGTTTGGGAGGTTGTGGAGGCTTGTTTGGGTTTGTGTTTTTAGTTGATCTGTCTTTCTATAAGGTgttctgcttatctatctattatatTTAAGagtcttatttttactttttttataatcagtatttttgtcatatttatgatgtgttgtattttgtatgttatGTGATTAAGTGGCCAATGAATCTTGATACACATCATTGTCTGTGTTCAtacaaaaatgtaaataaacattcaaaatttaCAGAATTCTTTACTTCAATCAACCAAAAGAATATTTGTGATAACATATTTTATACATAGAATATTAATCTTAACTAGATGCATTTACACACAGTGATAACTctttacataaataaacacacaacttcaaaaagaaaactataaacATAACCTACAATAACAAATCCATCAAACAAGATAAATATGCAGTGTCCTGACTTCATCTttataatacagtaaaatctccAGCAAGCCACTCACTTAGGATTAAGATTGGCCTCCCTCATGAAGTGCTTGACGATGGAGGAGGTGCCCTTGGGGGTGACGTAATGTGTGGTGCCCTCCTCGCTGGTCCTCATGCCCTCCACGTGGCTGGTCAGAGGCACCAGCACCCCGGCACTCAACAGTTCATCATAATACCTGTCAGGAGGGGCATGGATGTAGATAAGATGGGGCATGCTTTTAAATTTCTCTTATGAAACTCAAAACTGCTCCTCTGTTCAGAAGCCTCTTAGTGTTACCTTCACAGAGGGACCTCCAATACTGCAAATAAGTAATGTGGATGAAGCAATGGAGTGTGCCAGACATCTGAGGTCACATAGTGTTTAGGGTAATGCTGCAAATCAACACAAACTTAATGACTTATAGACTAATTACTTGTTATGTCCTGGAGCACAACTTACGACTTATGGAGTTTAGCATACTCTGGTGTGGCTGATATGTACTGTGCCCCCAGGTCAACTACACAGTTTGGGTCGTGTGGACTTCTGCTTGTTGCCATTCGACCACCTAGAGGAAGCAGAGACAGtacaaaatattttcatagATTTGATCTTCTAAACTAGTCCATTAATTGTCTCTTGGCTTTACTTCAATCAAAAATAAATTGATTCTAATAATAGTTTTAAAAATGACTGTAAAGCCAATgacaaaaacacccatgaaaacctaACTAATAATTTCAGTGCCCTTTAAAAATGACTTCATTGTTTAAAAATAAGAGATACTGAGGCAACAATATGGTCATGCCCCTACAAACAATGAAGGGCGATGGTCTGTACCTGCCCCCTGTGCCTTGTCCCAGAGGACCAGCTCAGCGTGTGGCAGCTCCCGCCGCAGCAAGGCACTGGTCAGGGCACTGGTCAGGCCGCCACCCACCAACAGCACTCGGGTCATGTCTGCctaggagagaaaaggacaacaCAGGGCTCTTGAGAAATAGTGactgaaaaatagaataaacaaataaaataaataaaatttattaaaaccaataaaaataataataaaaaaatatataataagtaaatatgtgAGCACCTTAATAGTACAGTACAGAAGTTGGCATACTGTAATGATAGTATAATTTGTTTTCAATTACTAAAGAATTACAACAGCAGCtccttaaaaagaaagaaaaaaaaaagtaaaaggaagctTTGGTTCTGAACAGTTACCTCAGAATTAAGAGTATTGGGTCACGCTGGTATAATGCCATACGtggcttaaaaagaaaaagaaaagaaaaaaaaaaacggtttcGTCCTCGAGGTGAACGCCCACTACTGACAACTCTAATGCAGTGTTTAAAAACTCAATGATTCGTGTCCTGGTGTGACAAATTTCCTGCACTTGCTATGATGTAACAACCGGCCATGACGATCTTGAATACCGATTACTGACGCAATTTTCTCACGGACGACAGATGAGGAAACGACACGGAGCAAGCTATGAGTCATAGTATTTACCGGAGTGTTACATATACCAGATAATGTGCACACACGTCTGTCTAGGTACTCACTCTGCACTATGTGTCTGGTGCCGGATAATCAAATTAATCTAAGCCAGTGTGCTGTGTTTCATAACACACGCACCTCGCTCCCTCAGCtgatgctcttcctcctcctcctcttgtatcCCCGGTGGCAGCTTTACGTCGCTTATTCTCTTGTCCTTGCTTCTtatcccttttttattttctttatttaatttatttttcatatataactTTCCTTACAAATTTTCACATATAGGTTATAAACTTTCAATGTTTCAATGTTAATTTTCtcattctattattttcttaatctatattttcttcctatctcaatCAAATATGAGTATTGAAGATAAATACAAGGAACTGCAAACGACTCAGTGTACACTAAATTAAACATGACGAATTGCAAAATTAATCTTTATATATGGAACTCTAAAATTAATATCAAGTAACCGTATTATGATCCCaccatatttatatttttctgttcaCCACTCCCGTGGGATCAATAAAGTATGAAacatgatatataaaaaaaatattctttccttttccatataTCAAACAGCAATAAacatttttctactttattaaaATAAATTATTTGTATCCCTGTTGTGAAAACTTAACTCTGTCTCCAAGGCAACGAGGACGCCGCCACGGGGACGCTGCTGTACGCATAATATAATTTAGCACATATCAACATGTCCCATTGCATATCAGACACATAGCTCAACACATCTTATGGAATACAAACTTAGGTATTAGGGCAGAGTACTGCCGTTCATTATTGCACTATTATTACCTTGATTCTTGTGAATGTTTTGGGTTCCTAACGTGGTGTATTTAATTTTCAAGTCTGTTTTACCACCTAGTGTTCATATATCGacttagttaagtagaaaacaTCCGAGGAGCACAGGATGTATCTTTCTCAGTGTCTTACAATGTTGTGAAATGCGGTAAGCAATCCCGTAGACATAATGAAACATGAATAGCATTTCCCGCAGACTTTTACCGGAGTCTATGTAGTTGGACTCCTCACAAATCAATTGTTCCTCGCCccggtatttattttttctcctcctcttattctagATGGtgacatacacagacagacagacagacagacagatagtattaacaaatagatacataagtaaataaattaataacatGGGTATACACGTAACATTTAGATTCATTAAGCCAGAGATCCTTGTTAAAGCTAatgcacttacacacacacacacacacacacacacacacacacacgaaagattGGATTAACATATACAGGACCAATGGATATAGTTCACTAAGGTTAGGATGCAGcgccataactctctctctctctctctctctctctctctctctctctctctctttgaaggtGGTACAAGCGGGCATCATCAGCGTGGCGGCGACAAGATGAGTGGGGCGGAGCAGGGCGGCATGAGTGATGACGGGTTGCTGCAGCTTGAGGAGCCGCTCAGGGTGGCTGACGACGGTACCCTGGAGTCCGCGGAGCCTCAAGACGTAATGATACACTCTTAATTATACTTTTCCTGCTGGTGATGCAcgactattattgttgttgcttttcttcttcatcttattattattatcattcttcttcttcttccccttcttctttttcttcttcttcttattattattattgttattattattattatcattattattattatcatcattataggTGGAGGAAACGGAGGATGATCTTCAAATAATTACAGCAGCTCTAGATCTTGATGGAGAggaaggtacgtgtgtgtgtgtgtgtgtgtgtgtgtgtgtgtgttgacaagACAGGGCAGTGGTAATAATTTCAGTAACATTTATGGCACGTAGATAACAGAAATGTCTATGATTTTTAATTGTTCAGCTGCGAGTATTCTGTCTTTGTAAACTGTAATCACTTCTTTGTAAAATGCCTGTCATTAAAACTAATGGTATATTACATTTGGCAACTCgtaatagctctctctctctctctctctctctctctctctctcagaggatgaagaagaagaggaaacagagagggaacgaggagagaaaataatcgACGTTTTAATTCCCCCGAGTGtttgggaagaagaggacgagatgGGGACTGTAAGATGGATCCAGAGGGtgagctaactctctctctctctctctctc
This region includes:
- the LOC135090864 gene encoding renalase-like isoform X1 translates to MTRVLLVGGGLTSALTSALLRRELPHAELVLWDKAQGAGGRMATSRSPHDPNCVVDLGAQYISATPEYAKLHKSYYDELLSAGVLVPLTSHVEGMRTSEEGTTHYVTPKGTSSIVKHFMREANLNPKFNHHVSSINLQDGRWSVKTQSGEADVFDVVVLTMPVPQVLGLTGTIKELIDKDEKLLSDLKSVEYSSRYALGLFFEDGAQVSLRDEGTAAQYITSNPVARFIALDNKKRAADTGSPSVVLHTSVPFGKVNVDKTPDQVKPVLLECIKDMYPHWPEPKAVKCQKWKFSQVTSAFPGLPGSVTLADGLVVGGDGFTHSNMDGCIESAKAVAEAVAQYVNSRG
- the LOC135090864 gene encoding renalase-like isoform X3, encoding MTRVLLVGGGLTSALTSALLRRELPHAELVLWDKAQGAGGRMATSRSPHDPNCVVDLGAQYISATPEYAKLHKSYYDELLSAGVLVPLTSHVEGMRTSEEGTTHYVTPKGTSSIVKHFMREANLNPKFNHHVSSINLQDGRWSVKTQSGEADVFDVVVLTMPVPQVLGLTGTIKELIDKDEKLLSDLKSVEYSSRYALGLFFEDGAQVSLRDEGTAAQYITSNPVARFIALDNKKRAADTGSPSVVLHTSVPFGKVNVDKTPDQVKPVLLECIKDMYPHWPEPKAVKCQKWKFSQVTSAFPGLPGSVTLADGLVVGGDGFTHSNMDGCIESAKAVAEAVAQK
- the LOC135090864 gene encoding renalase-like isoform X2, with translation MTRVLLVGGGLTSALTSALLRRELPHAELVLWDKAQGAGGRMATSRSPHDPNCVVDLGAQYISATPEYAKLHKSYYDELLSAGVLVPLTSHVEGMRTSEEGTTHYVTPKGTSSIVKHFMREANLNPKFNHHVSSINLQDGRWSVKTQSGEADVFDVVVLTMPVPQVLGLTGTIKELIDKDEKLLSDLKSVEYSSRYALGLFFEDGAQVSLRDEGTAAQYITSNPVARFIALDNKKRAAGSPSVVLHTSVPFGKVNVDKTPDQVKPVLLECIKDMYPHWPEPKAVKCQKWKFSQVTSAFPGLPGSVTLADGLVVGGDGFTHSNMDGCIESAKAVAEAVAQYVNSRG